The following are encoded together in the Colius striatus isolate bColStr4 chromosome 5, bColStr4.1.hap1, whole genome shotgun sequence genome:
- the C5H7orf25 gene encoding UPF0415 protein C7orf25 homolog: MSVQSLLCERIDVAKELIKRAEALSKSQKRRIEGGAKLCGKLKAELNFLHKVAAGKVAIKESHLQSTNLTHLQAIIQSAENLEDIVSVLHVFAYEDRFGDKQTLVVDVVANGGHTWVKAIGRKAEALHNIWLGRGQYGDKSIIQQAEDFLLASHQQPVEYSNPHIIFAFYNSVSSPMAERLKEMGISVRGDIVAVNLLAEPSIENQHLSASESDEEGPELQVTKVDRENLVASIAFPTQIKVNVCNRVNLDITTLITYVSALSYGGCYFIFKEKVLTEQAAQERRERVLPQLEEFMEGKELFACESAIRDFQSILETLGGPGEKERAALLLKRINMVPDQPSDRALGLVASSKINSRSLAIFGTGDSLKAITMTANSGFVRAAANQGVKFSVFIHQPRALTESKECVATPLSENCPPDNGLTDIK, translated from the coding sequence ATGTCTGTGCAATCGCTACTTTGTGAAAGAATTGATGTTGCCAAAGAATTGATCAAGAGAGCAGAAGCCCTTTCCAAGTCCCAGAAAAGAAGAATAGAAGGTGGGGCAAAACTATGTGGCAAATTGAAAGCTGAGCTAAACTTCTTACACAAAGTGGCGGCAGGGAAGGTGGCTATCAAAGAATCCCATTTGCAGAGTACAAACCTTACCCATCTCCAAGCCATTATTCAGTCAGCAGAGAATCTGGAGGATATCGTCAGTGTCCTCCACGTCTTTGCTTATGAGGACAGGTTTGGAGACAAGCAAACACTGGTGGTAGATGTTGTTGCAAATGGAGGTCACACGTGGGTGAAGGCCATTGGTCGGAAGGCTGAGGCCCTGCATAACATCtggctggggagaggccagTATGGTGACAAAAGCATCATCCAGCAGGCAGAGGACTTCCTGCTGGCAAGCCATCAGCAGCCAGTGGAGTACAGTAACCCCCACATCATCTTTGCATTCTACAACAGTGTGTCCAGTCCTATGGCAGAGAGACTCAAAGAGATGGGAATATCTGTGCGAGGAGACATTGTGGCTGTGAACTTGCTGGCAGAGCCATCTATAGAAAACCAGCACCTTAGTGCCAGTGAATCAGATGAAGAAGGCCCTGAACTGCAGGTGACCAAAGTAGACCGGGAGAATTTAGTGGCCAGCATTGCTTTTCCTACCCAGATCAAAGTAAACGTGTGCAACAGAGTTAACTTGGACATCACAACCTTAATAACCTACGTCTCTGCTCTTAGCTATGGTGGCTGCTACTtcatcttcaaagaaaaagtGCTAACAGAGCAAGCGGCtcaagagaggagagaaagagtCCTGCCTCAGCTGGAGGAGTTCATGGAGGGGAAAGAGCTCTTTGCCTGTGAATCTGCCATCAGAGATTTTCAGTCCATCTTGGAAACGCTGGGAGGACCTGGGGAGAAAGAGCGAGCTGCATTGCTGCTTAAAAGAATTAACATGGTGCCAGATCAGCCATCTGACCGTGCCTTAGGACTAGTGGCTAGTTCAAAAATCAACAGCCGTTCTCTTGCCATCTTTGGGACAGGAGACTCTTTAAAAGCCATCACCATGACAGCAAACAGTGGCTTTGTGAGGGCAGCTGCTAACCAAGGTGTCAAGTTCAGTGTTTTCATCCATCAGCCGCGAGCGTTGACGGAAAGCAAGGAGTGTGTTGCCACACCTTTATCAGAGAATTGCCCTCCTGATAATGGACTGACAGACATTAAATGA